In the genome of Myxococcus stipitatus, one region contains:
- a CDS encoding CBS domain-containing protein: MAQRSMDSGRDEERGALRPGLGPETVRPADAAPPGSRERGESDVSGWNPARDELSSVREGRFHRAAMLRMAQVRTDVDDRDAARSDAEWATGGVGRGPYGRDDRDDRYATGIGPRRSMGDQDQELAPQAAEYRPWDRMGYGGERPVRGEGVAARELRPAPSRAPSSERSWHREPLTAREVMTREVRTARRDSSLREVARLMREEDRGVIPVVDERGRLVGLVTDRDLALRAFVGGQPPEQLRVADVMTEDIDAVTLDEPLLAALALMTRRQLRRIPVIEHDDRLVGVLSLSDIAERADSDEELQRALARISSRRSFWTRLR, from the coding sequence ATGGCTCAGCGAAGCATGGACAGCGGCAGGGATGAGGAGCGCGGGGCGTTGCGGCCTGGGCTCGGGCCCGAGACGGTGCGGCCGGCCGACGCGGCGCCTCCTGGCTCGCGCGAGCGCGGTGAGTCGGATGTGTCGGGATGGAATCCCGCGCGGGATGAGCTGTCATCCGTGCGTGAGGGCCGGTTCCATCGCGCGGCGATGCTGCGCATGGCGCAGGTGCGCACGGACGTGGATGACCGCGACGCGGCGCGGAGTGATGCCGAGTGGGCCACGGGCGGCGTCGGGCGCGGCCCCTATGGGCGGGATGACCGGGATGACCGGTACGCCACGGGCATCGGGCCTCGGCGGAGCATGGGGGACCAGGACCAGGAGCTGGCGCCGCAGGCCGCGGAGTACCGGCCGTGGGACCGGATGGGGTACGGCGGTGAGCGGCCGGTTCGAGGGGAGGGGGTCGCGGCTCGGGAGCTTCGGCCCGCGCCTTCTCGGGCGCCGTCTTCGGAGCGGAGCTGGCACCGGGAGCCGCTGACAGCGCGCGAGGTGATGACTCGCGAGGTCCGCACGGCACGGCGGGACAGCTCGCTGCGGGAGGTGGCTCGGCTGATGCGGGAAGAGGACCGAGGTGTCATTCCCGTCGTGGATGAGCGCGGGCGGCTCGTGGGGCTCGTCACGGACCGGGACCTTGCCTTGCGTGCCTTTGTGGGGGGACAGCCTCCGGAGCAGCTCCGGGTCGCGGATGTGATGACGGAGGACATCGACGCCGTCACGCTGGATGAGCCGCTGCTCGCGGCCCTCGCGCTCATGACGCGCCGGCAGCTTCGCCGCATCCCGGTCATCGAGCACGATGACCGCCTCGTGGGTGTGCTGTCGTTGAGCGATATCGCGGAGCGGGCTGACTCGGATGAGGAGCTTCAGCGCGCGCTGGCGCGCATCTCCTCTCGGCGCTCGTTCTGGACGCGCCTGCGCTGA
- a CDS encoding serine/threonine-protein kinase: MTTPDTTTEDPPGGQRRPRVLFNVGGTVFEFVRKLEVRSTGELLMLVRRRYRDGQSGLVVVKRLRSPATFVERRRLVEEVSLTFRLKHPNIAQVHQIKLYRGAPHVVMEYVEGRSLDTLLNLAAMRRRPMTASLAAFVTAEVAEALHHAHGMVDDWNRPLGIVHRDVSPRNIRVGTHGDVKLANFTAAASRMPGREVTSRPLVKGDVAYASPEMMLREPVDARSDIFSLGLVLLELLTGRHPLSLEESAPPPLPEGLTLEAQGPTWMPVEELAARMLSLTPEQVARLVAGLPEGLAAVVQRALRREPSERFQTAEEMGSVLRGWLRVQAPSSYGRHEMAEEVARVAVEATLRRNQAELLEGGLHPEGLTAEEASVSLEPGAPASSEAAPDTADALAREAARVFGVPGLRGVTHSRAEDGSDGPRNSDVEVELEEEPESEDPSEI, encoded by the coding sequence TCCACCGGCGAGCTGCTGATGCTGGTGCGGCGGCGCTACCGCGACGGCCAGAGCGGCCTCGTCGTGGTGAAGCGGCTGCGGAGTCCCGCCACCTTCGTGGAGCGGCGCAGGCTGGTGGAGGAGGTCAGCCTGACGTTCCGCCTCAAGCACCCCAACATCGCGCAGGTGCACCAAATCAAGCTGTACCGAGGCGCCCCGCACGTGGTGATGGAGTACGTGGAGGGACGCTCGCTGGACACGCTGCTCAACCTGGCGGCGATGCGGCGCAGGCCCATGACGGCCTCGCTGGCCGCGTTCGTGACGGCGGAGGTGGCGGAGGCGCTCCACCATGCCCACGGCATGGTGGATGACTGGAACCGGCCGCTGGGCATCGTCCACCGCGACGTGAGTCCTCGGAACATCCGCGTGGGGACACACGGCGATGTGAAGCTGGCGAACTTCACCGCCGCTGCCTCCCGGATGCCGGGGCGCGAGGTCACCAGCCGGCCGCTGGTGAAGGGCGACGTCGCGTACGCGTCGCCGGAGATGATGCTGCGCGAGCCGGTGGATGCACGCTCCGACATCTTCTCGCTGGGGCTGGTGCTGCTGGAGCTCCTCACCGGGCGGCATCCGCTGTCGCTGGAGGAGTCGGCGCCCCCGCCCCTCCCGGAGGGCCTGACGCTGGAGGCCCAGGGGCCCACCTGGATGCCCGTGGAGGAGCTGGCGGCGCGGATGCTGAGCCTGACGCCCGAGCAGGTGGCTCGGCTGGTCGCGGGCCTCCCGGAGGGGCTGGCGGCGGTGGTGCAGCGGGCGCTGCGCCGAGAGCCCTCCGAGCGCTTCCAGACCGCCGAGGAGATGGGCTCCGTGCTGCGAGGCTGGCTGCGCGTCCAGGCCCCCAGCAGCTACGGGCGGCACGAGATGGCCGAGGAGGTGGCCCGCGTGGCCGTGGAGGCCACCCTGCGCCGCAACCAGGCGGAGCTGCTCGAGGGCGGGCTGCACCCGGAGGGCCTCACGGCGGAGGAGGCGTCCGTGTCGCTGGAGCCGGGGGCGCCCGCGTCCTCGGAGGCCGCGCCGGACACCGCGGACGCGCTGGCCCGGGAGGCCGCCCGGGTGTTCGGGGTGCCGGGCCTGCGCGGGGTGACGCACTCGCGCGCGGAGGACGGGAGCGACGGGCCTCGGAACTCCGACGTGGAGGTGGAGCTGGAGGAGGAGCCGGAGTCGGAGGACCCCTCCGAGATCTAG